One Mesorhizobium sp. L-2-11 genomic region harbors:
- the ku gene encoding non-homologous end joining protein Ku yields MAPRASWKGYLKLSLVSCPVRLYPATSTAERISFNQLHKDTHNRINMKPVDPELGLVERADLVKGYEYEDKQYIIIDDADLEAVKIESNHTMNIEAFVDERSVDVIYQDAPYYLAPDGAMAEETFAVLREAMRKSGKLAIARLVLSSRERVVTIGARENGMFVCTLRNPNEVRGTAEYFGNIPAGKPDPEMLQLAEALIKQKETSFDPKNYEDRYEIALMAMIREKLKGHKPIIAAAPERGNVINLMDALKASLSQSAKPPAKSKSKADEAAKPATKSTKSGAGAAKENPLKANLLKAVGKSKG; encoded by the coding sequence ATGGCGCCCAGGGCAAGTTGGAAAGGTTACCTCAAGCTCAGTCTCGTCAGCTGTCCGGTCCGGCTGTATCCGGCGACGAGCACAGCCGAGCGCATCAGCTTCAACCAGCTGCACAAGGACACCCACAACCGCATCAACATGAAGCCGGTCGATCCCGAGCTCGGTTTGGTCGAGCGCGCGGACCTGGTCAAGGGTTACGAATACGAGGACAAGCAGTACATCATCATCGACGACGCCGACCTCGAGGCGGTGAAGATCGAATCCAACCACACGATGAACATCGAGGCTTTTGTCGACGAGCGTTCGGTCGACGTCATCTATCAGGACGCGCCCTACTATCTGGCGCCGGATGGCGCGATGGCCGAGGAGACCTTCGCGGTGCTGCGCGAAGCCATGCGCAAATCCGGCAAACTGGCGATCGCGCGGCTGGTGCTGTCCAGCCGCGAGCGCGTGGTGACAATCGGCGCCCGCGAGAACGGCATGTTCGTCTGCACCTTGAGGAACCCGAACGAAGTGCGCGGCACGGCTGAATATTTCGGCAACATCCCGGCCGGCAAGCCCGACCCGGAAATGCTGCAGCTCGCCGAAGCGCTGATCAAGCAGAAGGAAACCAGCTTCGACCCGAAGAACTACGAGGACCGCTATGAGATCGCGCTGATGGCGATGATCCGCGAGAAGCTCAAGGGTCACAAGCCGATCATTGCGGCAGCTCCCGAGCGCGGCAATGTGATCAATCTGATGGATGCGCTGAAGGCCAGCCTGTCGCAATCGGCCAAGCCGCCGGCCAAGAGCAAGAGCAAGGCCGATGAAGCGGCGAAACCGGCAACGAAATCCACCAAGAGCGGCGCCGGCGCGGCCAAGGAAAATCCGCTCAAGGCCAATCTGCTCAAGGCCGTCGGCAAGAGCAAAGGGTGA
- a CDS encoding tetratricopeptide repeat protein, with translation MTAPPAIISGTVFGAIGALAAFPLRLAAREVERQQGQLRRGVNRRTSHVVFGRTLLAKAGDAEIERRVAAERAAGRKLISENGFLRLLGLIKAPEASTLSRQSLLDQSRLTAADLDLLSLFDAFEHDGEPYSFRDLILARKYAGLIAGGASWGAIARSVHRCGPVASLTAKSLNVGSQHGRADQIYLEGGQCEVDGQLLFDLGSPDDDTLEELFADAEAAEEAEHHEQAAALYQRCLAIDPTDAIAAFNRANCLRAAGRAAEAAHDYARAIKLDPGFVEAWFNLAGLMSDEGRDGSARRHLQKAIALDQNYADAVFNLARLEFDAGNLAEARRNWSRYLELDASSEWARMAARGIQFIDLQLARMSG, from the coding sequence GTGACAGCGCCCCCCGCTATAATTTCCGGCACCGTCTTCGGCGCCATCGGCGCGCTGGCGGCGTTCCCGCTGAGGCTGGCGGCGCGTGAAGTAGAGCGCCAGCAGGGCCAATTGCGGCGCGGCGTTAACAGGCGCACCAGCCATGTCGTGTTCGGCCGCACACTTCTGGCCAAGGCCGGGGATGCCGAGATCGAGCGCCGCGTCGCCGCCGAGCGTGCGGCCGGGCGCAAGCTGATCAGCGAAAACGGTTTTTTGCGCCTGCTTGGGCTGATCAAGGCGCCGGAGGCCTCGACCCTGTCGCGGCAGTCGCTTCTCGATCAGTCGCGGCTGACCGCCGCCGATCTCGACCTTCTCAGCCTGTTCGATGCCTTCGAGCATGATGGCGAACCCTATTCGTTCCGCGATCTGATCCTGGCCCGCAAATATGCCGGGCTGATCGCCGGCGGCGCCTCGTGGGGGGCGATCGCGCGCTCGGTGCACCGCTGCGGTCCGGTCGCCTCGCTGACCGCCAAGTCGCTGAATGTCGGCTCGCAGCATGGGCGCGCCGATCAGATCTACCTCGAAGGCGGGCAGTGCGAAGTCGACGGCCAGTTGCTGTTCGATTTGGGGTCGCCCGATGACGACACGCTGGAAGAACTGTTCGCTGATGCCGAAGCGGCGGAAGAGGCTGAACACCACGAGCAGGCGGCGGCACTCTACCAGCGCTGCCTGGCCATCGATCCGACCGATGCGATCGCCGCCTTCAACCGCGCCAACTGCCTGCGCGCCGCTGGACGCGCGGCCGAGGCGGCGCACGACTATGCCCGCGCGATAAAGCTCGATCCGGGTTTCGTCGAGGCCTGGTTCAATCTGGCCGGGCTGATGAGCGACGAGGGCCGCGACGGCTCGGCGCGACGGCATCTGCAAAAGGCGATCGCGCTGGACCAAAACTATGCCGACGCGGTGTTCAACCTGGCGAGGCTGGAGTTCGACGCCGGCAACCTCGCCGAGGCGCGGCGAAACTGGTCGCGATATCTCGAGCTCGACGCCAGCTCCGAATGGGCGCGCATGGCGGCCAGGGGGATACAATTCATCGATTTGCAGCTGGCGCGGATGTCGGGGTGA
- a CDS encoding IS4 family transposase: MRFAPSIFGQLLEPIDRRQFQAIVDRHDGDAYDKSFRSWDHLVALIYAQFCGSSSLRGLEAGWNANSQHHYHLGSGPLMRSTLSDANRRRPVAIFAEAFGLVANLLDRQMRREGEAMLRLIDSTPIPLGKLCDWAKSNGRIRGMKVHVVYDPKTDCPRILDITDANVNDAQVGRQITIEAGATYVFDKGYCHYGWWTAIAEAGSIFVTRPKSNMRLALLRDRPIAEPQGDGFLVVEDSEVSLVSKAACKLPMRLRRLRVQRETGDTITLLTNDLERSAVEIGRLYKGRWHIELLFRWIKQHLKIRKFLGNNGNAIRLQLFAAMIAFALLRIVARTRRVTIPILRFTELVAQYLFGRRKLHTIDKPPPVNPSRPRDRASPNQMAFIYE; this comes from the coding sequence ATGCGCTTTGCACCTAGCATCTTCGGGCAGCTTCTTGAACCCATCGATCGGCGTCAATTCCAAGCAATTGTGGATCGCCACGACGGGGATGCGTACGACAAATCGTTCAGAAGCTGGGATCATCTGGTGGCGCTGATCTATGCCCAGTTCTGCGGCAGCAGCAGCTTGCGTGGCCTGGAAGCCGGCTGGAACGCCAACAGCCAGCATCATTATCACCTGGGCAGCGGTCCGTTGATGCGTTCGACCTTGTCGGATGCCAACAGACGGCGTCCGGTCGCCATCTTTGCCGAGGCGTTCGGTCTGGTGGCGAACCTGCTCGACAGGCAAATGCGGCGCGAGGGCGAAGCGATGCTGCGGCTGATCGACTCGACCCCCATTCCGCTCGGCAAACTGTGCGATTGGGCCAAGTCGAACGGGCGCATCCGCGGCATGAAGGTGCATGTCGTCTATGACCCGAAGACCGACTGTCCGCGCATCCTCGACATCACCGACGCCAACGTCAACGACGCCCAGGTCGGTCGCCAGATCACGATCGAAGCTGGAGCGACCTACGTGTTCGACAAGGGCTACTGCCATTATGGCTGGTGGACGGCGATCGCCGAAGCCGGATCGATCTTCGTGACGCGGCCCAAATCCAACATGAGGCTGGCGCTGCTGCGTGATCGCCCTATAGCCGAGCCGCAGGGCGACGGCTTCCTGGTTGTGGAAGACAGTGAGGTAAGCTTGGTCAGCAAGGCTGCTTGCAAGCTGCCGATGCGGCTGCGTCGCCTGCGCGTTCAGCGCGAAACGGGCGACACCATCACGCTTTTGACCAACGATCTGGAGCGCTCTGCCGTCGAGATTGGACGGCTTTACAAAGGCCGCTGGCACATCGAGCTTCTGTTCCGATGGATCAAGCAGCACCTCAAGATCCGCAAGTTCCTCGGCAACAACGGCAATGCAATCCGCCTGCAACTCTTTGCCGCAATGATCGCCTTTGCGCTGCTGCGCATTGTCGCGCGCACCCGCCGCGTCACTATTCCTATCTTGAGGTTCACAGAACTGGTCGCTCAATACTTGTTCGGGCGGCGGAAACTGCACACCATCGATAAGCCGCCACCGGTCAATCCAAGCCGACCAAGGGACCGAGCCTCTCCCAATCAGATGGCCTTCATTTATGAATAA
- a CDS encoding alpha/beta hydrolase family protein — MTAFLFDGPDAAPITILLAHGAGAPMDSASMTATAKALAAAGFRVARFEFHYMAARRYGHRKPPPRAETVNPEYVRAIADLRAKGVNGPLIIGGKSMGGRVASMIADEMFSKGEISGLLCLGYPFHPPEKPTQLRTKHLADLKTPTLIFQGTRDEFGTRDEVATYDLSDTIEIAWLEDGDHDLKPRKSISGFSTADHLKTLAEAVKAWTERIVR; from the coding sequence ATGACCGCCTTCCTCTTCGACGGTCCCGACGCCGCTCCCATCACCATCCTGCTCGCCCATGGCGCCGGCGCGCCGATGGACTCGGCCTCGATGACCGCCACCGCAAAAGCACTTGCTGCCGCCGGGTTTCGCGTTGCGCGCTTCGAGTTCCACTACATGGCAGCCCGCCGCTACGGCCACCGCAAGCCGCCGCCGCGCGCCGAGACGGTGAACCCGGAATACGTCAGGGCGATCGCCGACCTCAGGGCGAAGGGTGTGAATGGGCCGCTCATCATCGGCGGCAAGTCGATGGGCGGCCGCGTCGCCTCGATGATCGCCGACGAGATGTTTTCCAAGGGCGAGATTTCAGGGCTGCTTTGCCTCGGCTACCCCTTCCATCCGCCGGAGAAACCGACGCAGCTTCGCACAAAACACCTCGCCGATCTCAAGACGCCGACATTGATCTTCCAGGGCACACGCGACGAATTCGGGACCAGGGACGAGGTCGCGACCTACGATCTTTCCGACACAATCGAAATCGCCTGGCTGGAGGACGGCGACCACGATCTGAAGCCGCGCAAGAGCATCTCCGGTTTTTCGACCGCCGATCATCTGAAGACACTCGCTGAAGCGGTCAAGGCGTGGACCGAGCGCATCGTGCGCTGA